The Neodiprion lecontei isolate iyNeoLeco1 chromosome 2, iyNeoLeco1.1, whole genome shotgun sequence genome segment CTTGAGGATCCCTAGAGATGTTCAAACACCATTCAACATATCCCACATTTCGTTCTTTTACGAGACATAACTGCCACAGCATAAAGATAACCATCTTGCATATTGTTGCTGCTTCATCAAGCGCATAAGCAGGAGGGCAACAAAAAAAACCCATACTTAAATACTTAAAACTCCTAAAATTGACGTTACAGAATACATCATATTCGTACACGATGTTGATATAGTGGAATTGGAAGCCGATCACAAGTGACGTAAAACGTACGTTTGAAGATATTGAACATACACAAGAGAAAAtaggaataaatatttttttagactGTAGCTTACACAACACTGCTTTTCTATAGCTAAAGCCTGTAATTCCAGCTTACCTCTCTATCATATACCATATCTACTGCGAGTATTATGGGAATAAGTACGAATATCATTCCAATGAAGAGTGCCGAACTTCCGATTCCTATATTAAATTCTTGCGGTTGAGAAGTTTGCTGGAACGGATGCGTTTTGACTTGTATAGGCCGAGGGTCTGCTGTGTCGCCTGTTAATAATCTTTAATAcacaatttaaattaaatttgaataataaccAAAACTGACTGAGAATAATGCGAAATTAAATGCTATTGTGTCTCTGTGACAAATCCTAATTGAATTGATTCATCAAGACTTCATTGTCGTTCTTACTTCAAATGACAAGAAAAAacatttgcgaaaaattgagAGTCAAATATTGTATCTGAGAAAATTATTCCCTCCCTCGATAATTCCCGTCATCACCACAATTCATATCCCCACATCTTCCAATACTATCTTACCTGTACATGGCCTTTGAAATGATGTTGACCAGAATAGGAAGAGAGTGCTGCATTGTATCGTTGTACATCATCGTCAAATTCAAACTTGCAATATCGTAATCATTGATGTTGAAGGCCGCCATGCGAGGCGCTACATGTAGTAGGTCAACAAAGCTGCCGTCATATTCATCAACCTCTTTGATATCTTTGATAATATAATTCATCAATGGGGTAATATTCTTATCGGTATTGTTTGTATAAAGAATTCTCGTTTCTTTGCCATAAGTATCTGAGGGACAAAATTAGCAGAGATTTTCAATTATCCGTGTAATCGTAGAGACGATCGACTAGCAGGATCAGAGAATCCAACTTACCAGGATTAAGGTCCAGAGACTGCATTCTGATGTCCACCGTTTGAATGCTATTGATGTATAGGCTAAGAGCAACGAGAGCCAGGGGAGCAACTATGGTGAAATAAAGTAGCTGAATGTTCCTAAATAATCTTAATATCCTTAATCGTAACATTGCCTTGAGAATCTGGCAAAAGTTAGGCCGGGTTTTAACGGGATCCAGTCCCAGTCCCAAAACTACTGGGTTCTTCTCGTTATGCACTCCGTCTGGCACATCGCCAGCAGCTGAAACAAATAGCGGGTAACGAGGTTGCACAGAGAAACTTTTCGAACGAGCGGAAAGATAAGGACTGATCACCTTTAATTTGTCCGTCAGCTTGAACTGCTGCACCTTCGTTCTGCAAGCTCTGATAAGAAGTACTTTTCGACTGCAAAGACAAAGATCTGCTCAAAGCTCGATTTCTAACCATTTTTTTCGAGAGATTGTCCATCGTACACTCAGTTTCCTCGTCCCTTTCCAAGTGCAAGAAAACCTCCTCAAGTGTCGTCATCGACACGCCGTAGCTGCTAATTCCAAGCCtgtagttttttgttttgatttccTGTTCGATTGCCGAAAATAATGGAGCAAAGTTTTCGACCGAATTATGAGGCAGAATGAAGCTAAGCTCACGGCCGTGTCGCCTCGCTTTTTCGGCCTTCGACACGTGCGAAGACACAAGTCGAGTTATCGCGTGTTCCCGAGGATTGCCTTCCAGCACCAGCCTGGagttaattgaaattgaaatgaccGTCATCCTCGAAAGGAGCGCTAGAAATGCCAAGTAGGAAACTTACGTCAAGTGGTATCCAATGCCGAACTTGTTCTTGAGAAAAAGGGAACTACCGCAACATCGAAGTTTCCCTTTGCTAATAACGGCCTTTCGGTCCGCGAGGATGTCCGCTTCGTCCATAAAGTGCGTCGTTAAAAGAATCACTTTACCGTGTCGTCTGGATTGAAGAAAGGACCACATCTGTCGTCTTGAATATGGGTCAACGCCGGCTGTCGGTTCGTCCAGAATGATTATCTTAGGGTCACCAATTATCGCGATACCGACAGACAGCTTGCGCTTCTGCCCGCCACTTAAGTATTTTGCAAACGCGTCCGCCTTTTCAGTCAGGTCAATatctttcaacgtttttttcacctgaaaaccaagaattcgTCTGAAACTGATCCACGCATAGTTTGAACCCAACGCTATTCCACCGTTCGATCCACTTCGTCCCTACCTCTATCTCTATCATCGTCCTCGGTATTCCTCTAACCGCTGCGAAAAACTCCAGATGTTCCCTTGGCGTTAGGAGATCGAAGAGAATGTCGTGCTGCGGGCAGACACCAGTCATACTTCGGATCATCTGCATGTCGTTGTGATCCCTCACGTCATAGCCAAAGATCAACGCTGTACCACCGGACGGCGCTGTCAGACCGGTCAGAATGTTGAAAAGCGTCGTCTTGCCTGCACCGTTGTGGCCTAAAATCGCGGTGATCTGGCCTTCGTAAATAGTGAGATTGATCCCATTAACGGCCTTCACTTCAGGCTTCCGACACTTTTGGTACGATTTGTATAAGTCGACTATTCTGATGGCTTCTCTTCCCTTCATCTCACGGACAACCGGCTCAACATCCCGGTTTGTCTCTTCACCGGGGATAAAAGAGTTAGATTCCCCGTTCGACGATGGCACCTTTGACAATCAAAGAAACAACGGTTTATGCAGTCAGTCTCGCCGTCCGTGAATTATCGTTTACTCACCAGTGGAACTTTTCTTCTGCACCAAAATCCAGGAGTGAAACAAAAGAAAGGCGATCGTTTCACGCCATATTCACCTGTGGGAGTGAAGGAATAACCGTGAATAATGGAGAAGTTTGTGGACATAAAAGGTATGTAGATTTGGATGGGTTAGTCTTATAAAAATCTTCACGCACTAGGAACGACCGAATCGAGATAATAGGCCAACAGGCTGTACAGGAAAATGTCCAACGTCATCATGATGAGACTTCCACCAAAGGGGATCCCTGGGCCTGACCATAGATTGTCGAAATTCACACCTTGGCCTTGCAAGTCCAGGACAAGGGCCTGAAGTTAGGACAAGGATTAGAGATGATACAGATGTGTTTCGAATTAAGGAATCCTGCAAAAGAGTATCACTCACCTTGTCCATTGCCAGAGCAACCCCCGAGGGGCTGATCAAGGAAGCCACCCAGAACGCAATTGAACTCGAATCATCCACAAAAACTTGAATAAAGTACATCAGGCTTAGAATAGTCACTGCGAAATTTCCCAAGACACCAGCAGTctgaaaatttaaagaaatttctGTTGTGCTGGATGCTTGGGTAAAGATGAAGTTCACAAGCTATAGACAAATTTAAATAGAGGTGGAAAGTATCCGGGCGAACATGTGACAGCGTTAGTACGCAATAATAACGAAATCGCCACGCGACTTACCCGTGATTTATCGAAGAAAGGTGTAATCATAAATCCAAACATTATGACTGAAAAACTGTACAACACCACCAGAAGAAATATGGGCAGAAAATGAGTGTGCTGAAACATTTGGAGAGTAAATAAGAGGACTACCGCAACTGCGGAGAGTAGCAGGACAAAAACAGCGTATATAATGAACCATGACATCCTGGAACAAAGAAGAAATATCCGTTTTTCCCGAAATTCAATTAACTCCAAGCTTTTGTACTGATTTGACGCGAAGGAGCTTACCAAAACACAGAATCCTTAAGACccataattttcattccttctttaattttgttttctttctcgcCGACGATTAGTATCAATAAATAAGTAATGAACTGCGATAGTGCCAGGACCATATAAAGTGGGATTACGACTCTGAAGTAGAGAATCCAATCTGAAATGGGGTGAACGAATGTCAATGGTCACGTGATACCGAGTAAGAACCTAAAATACGACAAGtgctagaaaaaaaatggactcACTCGCCGTATATGCTTCTTTTGGAAACATCTCTAGCTTGATTGTAGGCACTGTGATATTCTTTTCTGTCTTGAgctgaaatttcgaattcaatTACTTAACCAATTACCAATTCTACGTACGTTGACGTACAATTAGTGATGAATCATATAAActcagaatgaaaattttacaaaatgtgATGTAAGTCAGGTGGTCACATCTcaaggtaaaaatatttctgacaaTCGAAAAGATCGTGAGGTGAATACTGTGAATCTACACAAAGGTTTCTGCGACCCTCACTCTTATTTTCGTTACATCCAATAACAGTTGTACAGCTATAAAGCCGGAgtcgtaataatttttgaccGGGCACGAGCCTCCAGTTTCCATGGATAGGATTCCGCCCATCCAGTGGCTGGTGTCCTTTCGACAGGTGACAGGTGACGAATACATTTCCGTTGGTGAGGGTGTCGACTGATACGAAGGATTTGTTCGTATCTCGTATCTAAAACAAACCAGTTTCAcattaaattcaaaatagctCTTCTAAAGTTTTGCGATTTCGTTTAGGTTCTGTGgtttgcaaaaattaataatgaggCAATTGACGCGTCGTTACTTTGGGTTTTGAACACATTCCGATCGAGCTAGAGCGCGTCTTAGAGCTACCAGTTttcatatgaaaataaaatagaatgtGAATTATTGGTTCAGTGCGTTACAATTCTTGTCGTAAATTTAATGACGAGAATCAAGTAGAGAAGTGTTGCGTAATATCGCATATCGAACAGTCGACACGGTTTCACGGGACCATTGATTGAAGGCATAAAATCATCACGAAACTGATCGTTTCAGTTCCCATTCTGGAGCAGCTTTTACTTGATAGTGATCTTAAAAGTAACTAGCGAGTTATTACAGATAGTTAATTACTCGCCGGTCGATTGCACGTCGTAAATAAGTTTAACGATTTTAGATGTTGATTCAAACCCCGGAAAAAGGGCCGGTCGCATAAATTGTTACAGAAACTTTGTAAGGCCTTGAATTCAGGTTTTATTGTTCGATAGTATTCAACCTTTGTCGAAGCTGGCCTCATAAATATTACACTAATTTTGAGCTTCATCTGACGTATCATACATGcgacaaatattttaaaattgtacTTTTTCTTCCATGATCGAATATGTCATTTGGCGCTTTTTATAACTATCAAGATAAAGAGATTTTTACTATCGTTCTTAGCTTGTTCTATCATTACTTGCAAGCACcttagaaattaaattttataacaattcACATTCAACTTTTTAATACGACTAAAATACCACTATTATACTTGAAGATTTGTGAAACATTGAAGTAAACGAACGCTTGAAAACCACCGAAGAGAAAATCAAGAAAGAACCGCATGTATTTGAATTTTGGAGTCGTAATTGCCATTTggaatattcaaaataaataaaatcgtcgaaaaatatttaatgaaatttgcaAGTGAGAATTTCATACTGATTTCAGCTAGTCATGAGGAAAGACCCTTTAGAAATGACTGATTGATTAATCATGGCTTTAAACTTGTGTATTAACCAAGTTCCCGAAATAATGTAACTGAACTACTAACTTATATTGTTCTTGCAGAAAAATCTGATTATTCTGGTAGGTATATTTTAGGCTTTATATTAGTCTGATACtatttttactcaattttacTTTGAAATGTGCACTTTGTGTGAAGACCTTGTAAATCTCAGCTGGTTATTACGAGTTTTCGTCgtcaaagaattattttttctcaatttttgaaCTTCACAACTAAACGAATGTAAACGAACGAATTTTGTAGCaaagataaaaatgttttttctgtATTCAAATGTTCTCGTAActaaaaaaatcgcaaaatcTTCTACGTGTAATGATAGTGATGCTTGTGCTACGAGTTTCTGTTCTGTGTCAATTTGCCAAACGGAAATAGCAATTTGTGTTCCTTTGACTCAGGGTTTATATACGGCAATAATCTTGATGTTGCAGCAAAGATGCAGGTTTCAAGGTGCGCACTCTCTCTTAGCAATTTTCAAGATTTacattctttgaaattttgttattcgAGATAAAAATCTCTTAACAGTTCGAAATTTTGTCACTGTCAGTGAATAACAAACttgatgaaagattttttttttcctgtggGATTAGATCTGCACCTTGAAAGACAAATTAGGATTCTACGAAAGCTACTAGATAAATCATATTATTTATGATTCTTTGACCGAAAGTATAGTTATTGAAAATTCGGGCGCGACTTAATAAAGCGGTTGTTCGTATTTCATTCCAGTCATCACGATAAGTAACGTCCATATTTCAAGATAACATTTTAGCGTACCGATGGTTGGAGGTTGTAAAGAATTTACTCtatttggaaaattatctGAGCAATCGATCGATTACTTGCTTAAACAGTCAAAACGCCATATGCGCGAAGTACATGAATAAAACGACACCCGCGATGTGTGGAATGGAATTTGCTGACCACGTACGGTGTGAAGACTGCGAAGCTCCTACCacggttgaaaataattacgattttttctttctttttcccgaAGTTTATTTTAAGGCATCGCAAAAGATGGGCTCCTGCTACTCACGGTTGAAAATTTGGCACACGCTCAAAAGTATGAAACGGCCATTCC includes the following:
- the LOC107219503 gene encoding cholesterol transporter ABCA5 isoform X1; protein product: MGSFGVYMSQLRAMLVRNLLLKKRDKRKTTAEIILPLYTLGILIIVKVLIPNPNYPAMTTPRVNGGVFDDFSQMQNHTIAVVPNTTETLTFLNCVNTLWMSMWDTPVKIPLNFMIFDTEDDLQAAYWRDPSSVPMAVIFENPLPVSDRLEYEIRTNPSYQSTPSPTEMYSSPVTCRKDTSHWMGGILSMETGGSCPVKNYYDSGFIAVQLLLDVTKIRLKTEKNITVPTIKLEMFPKEAYTANWILYFRVVIPLYMVLALSQFITYLLILIVGEKENKIKEGMKIMGLKDSVFWMSWFIIYAVFVLLLSAVAVVLLFTLQMFQHTHFLPIFLLVVLYSFSVIMFGFMITPFFDKSRTAGVLGNFAVTILSLMYFIQVFVDDSSSIAFWVASLISPSGVALAMDKALVLDLQGQGVNFDNLWSGPGIPFGGSLIMMTLDIFLYSLLAYYLDSVVPSEYGVKRSPFFCFTPGFWCRRKVPLVPSSNGESNSFIPGEETNRDVEPVVREMKGREAIRIVDLYKSYQKCRKPEVKAVNGINLTIYEGQITAILGHNGAGKTTLFNILTGLTAPSGGTALIFGYDVRDHNDMQMIRSMTGVCPQHDILFDLLTPREHLEFFAAVRGIPRTMIEIEVKKTLKDIDLTEKADAFAKYLSGGQKRKLSVGIAIIGDPKIIILDEPTAGVDPYSRRQMWSFLQSRRHGKVILLTTHFMDEADILADRKAVISKGKLRCCGSSLFLKNKFGIGYHLTLVLEGNPREHAITRLVSSHVSKAEKARRHGRELSFILPHNSVENFAPLFSAIEQEIKTKNYRLGISSYGVSMTTLEEVFLHLERDEETECTMDNLSKKMVRNRALSRSLSLQSKSTSYQSLQNEGAAVQADGQIKAAGDVPDGVHNEKNPVVLGLGLDPVKTRPNFCQILKAMLRLRILRLFRNIQLLYFTIVAPLALVALSLYINSIQTVDIRMQSLDLNPDTYGKETRILYTNNTDKNITPLMNYIIKDIKEVDEYDGSFVDLLHVAPRMAAFNINDYDIASLNLTMMYNDTMQHSLPILVNIISKAMYRLLTGDTADPRPIQVKTHPFQQTSQPQEFNIGIGSSALFIGMIFVLIPIILAVDMVYDREIKAKNQLRVNGLSFSMYFLTYFIVLAGLMAVISLCILGIIFIFNVPSLQEPPALITLAVLLMLYCPSSILFSSCLSYIFDKMDSAQSILPNIVTIVGMVPFLLVMGLDMLGLGGTAAFALHVVLSLLNTMYVPYAAVYYVDRVHLMCSINAACHHLTMSDYLTTEIILMAVGVILHIPIWFIILVILDIKKTGGNISDALKYFLRNGGSIGEEIMENSDVGEHEDGDVKAERQRVFNLMAASVQEPPVVMVQNLRKEYRNREITPCSCCTKRDDEPAPKRKVAVRNLSLAVEPGEVFGLLGHNGAGKTTTMKIIIAEEAATRGRVQIGGNNITSQITEAFRQMGYCPQHDAQWKNITVREHLECYAAIRGVPPSEIGRIVDLYLSGLQIHEHADKQSQECSGGTRRKLSFAMAMVGGPKVVLMDEPSTGMDPRSKRFLWDTILASFQVSVAQGGRGAILTTHSMEEADALCSRVGIMVKGELRCIGSTQHLKNLYGAGYTLEMKLLGGDCTPTTPSGDRISGLKEFVAGLFPDATLEESFADRLVFGVPQHAVQSLAECFTQLEKAKMELDIEEYSFSQTTLEQVFLKFSHYDEVNGGE
- the LOC107219503 gene encoding cholesterol transporter ABCA5 isoform X2; this encodes MGSFGVYMSQLRAMLVRNLLLKKRDKRKTTAEIILPLYTLGILIIVKVLIPNPNYPAMTTPRVNGGVFDDFSQMQNHTIAVVPNTTETLTFLNCVNTLWMSMWDTPVKIPLNFMIFDTEDDLQAAYWRDPSSVPMAVIFENPLPVSDRLEYEIRTNPSYQSTPSPTEMYSSPVTCRKDTSHWMGGILSMETGGSCPVKNYYDSGFIAVQLLLDVTKIRLKTEKNITVPTIKLEMFPKEAYTANWILYFRVVIPLYMVLALSQFITYLLILIVGEKENKIKEGMKIMGLKDSVFWMSWFIIYAVFVLLLSAVAVVLLFTLQMFQHTHFLPIFLLVVLYSFSVIMFGFMITPFFDKSRTAGVLGNFAVTILSLMYFIQVFVDDSSSIAFWVASLISPSGVALAMDKALVLDLQGQGVNFDNLWSGPGIPFGGSLIMMTLDIFLYSLLAYYLDSVVPSEYGVKRSPFFCFTPGFWCRRKVPLVPSSNGESNSFIPGEETNRDVEPVVREMKGREAIRIVDLYKSYQKCRKPEVKAVNGINLTIYEGQITAILGHNGAGKTTLFNILTGLTAPSGGTALIFGYDVRDHNDMQMIRSMTGVCPQHDILFDLLTPREHLEFFAAVRGIPRTMIEIEVKKTLKDIDLTEKADAFAKYLSGGQKRKLSVGIAIIGDPKIIILDEPTAGVDPYSRRQMWSFLQSRRHGKVILLTTHFMDEADILADRKAVISKGKLRCCGSSLFLKNKFGIGYHLTLVLEGNPREHAITRLVSSHVSKAEKARRHGRELSFILPHNSVENFAPLFSAIEQEIKTKNYRLGISSYGVSMTTLEEVFLHLERDEETECTMDNLSKKMVRNRALSRSLSLQSKSTSYQSLQNEGAAVQADGQIKAAGDVPDGVHNEKNPVVLGLGLDPVKTRPNFCQILKAMLRLRILRLFRNIQLLYFTIVAPLALVALSLYINSIQTVDIRMQSLDLNPDTYGKETRILYTNNTDKNITPLMNYIIKDIKEVDEYDGSFVDLLHVAPRMAAFNINDYDIASLNLTMMYNDTMQHSLPILVNIISKAMYRLLTGDTADPRPIQVKTHPFQQTSQPQEFNIGIGSSALFIGMIFVLIPIILAVDMVYDREIKAKNQLRVNGLSFSMYFLTYFIVLAGLMAVISLCILGIIFIFNVPSLQEPPALITLAVLLMLYCPSSILFSSCLSYIFDKMDSAQSILPNIVTIVGMVPFLLVMGLDMLGLGGTAAFALHVVLSLLNTMYVPYAAVYYVDRVHLMCSINAACHHLTMSDYLTTEIILMAVGVILHIPIWFIILVILDIKKTGGNISDALKYFLRNGGSIGEEIMENSDVGEHEDGDVKAERQRVFNLMAASVQEPPVVMVQNLRKEYRNREITPCSCCTKRDDEPAPKRKVAVRNLSLAVEPGEVFGLLGHNGAGKTTTMKIIIAEEAATRGRVQIGGNNITSQITEAFRQMGYCPQHDAQWKNITVREHLECYAAIRGVPPSEIGRIVDLYLSGLQIHEHADKQSQECSGGTRRKLSFAMAMVGGPKVVLMDEPSTGMDPRSKRFLWDTILASFQVAQGGRGAILTTHSMEEADALCSRVGIMVKGELRCIGSTQHLKNLYGAGYTLEMKLLGGDCTPTTPSGDRISGLKEFVAGLFPDATLEESFADRLVFGVPQHAVQSLAECFTQLEKAKMELDIEEYSFSQTTLEQVFLKFSHYDEVNGGE
- the LOC107219503 gene encoding cholesterol transporter ABCA5 isoform X3, producing MGSFGVYMSQLRAMLVRNLLLKKRDKRKTTAEIILPLYTLGILIIVKVLIPNPNYPAMTTPRVNGGVFDDFSQMQNHTIAVVPNTTETLTFLNCVNTLWMSMWDTPVKIPLNFMIFDTEDDLQAAYWRDPSSVPMAVIFENPLPVSDRLEYEIRTNPSYQSTPSPTEMYSSPVTCRKDTSHWMGGILSMETGGSCPVKNYYDSGFIAVQLLLDVTKIRLKTEKNITVPTIKLEMFPKEAYTANWILYFRVVIPLYMVLALSQFITYLLILIVGEKENKIKEGMKIMGLKDSVFWMSWFIIYAVFVLLLSAVAVVLLFTLQMFQHTHFLPIFLLVVLYSFSVIMFGFMITPFFDKSRTAGVLGNFAVTILSLMYFIQVFVDDSSSIAFWVASLISPSGVALAMDKALVLDLQGQGVNFDNLWSGPGIPFGGSLIMMTLDIFLYSLLAYYLDSVVPSEYGVKRSPFFCFTPGFWCRRKVPLVPSSNGESNSFIPGEETNRDVEPVVREMKGREAIRIVDLYKSYQKCRKPEVKAVNGINLTIYEGQITAILGHNGAGKTTLFNILTGLTAPSGGTALIFGYDVRDHNDMQMIRSMTGVCPQHDILFDLLTPREHLEFFAAVRGIPRTMIEIEVKKTLKDIDLTEKADAFAKYLSGGQKRKLSVGIAIIGDPKIIILDEPTAGVDPYSRRQMWSFLQSRRHGKVILLTTHFMDEADILADRKAVISKGKLRCCGSSLFLKNKFGIGYHLTLVLEGNPREHAITRLVSSHVSKAEKARRHGRELSFILPHNSVENFAPLFSAIEQEIKTKNYRLGISSYGVSMTTLEEVFLHLERDEETECTMDNLSKKMVRNRALSRSLSLQSKSTSYQSLQNEGAAVQADGQIKAAGDVPDGVHNEKNPVVLGLGLDPVKTRPNFCQILKAMLRLRILRLFRNIQLLYFTIVAPLALVALSLYINSIQTVDIRMQSLDLNPDTYGKETRILYTNNTDKNITPLMNYIIKDIKEVDEYDGSFVDLLHVAPRMAAFNINDYDIASLNLTMMYNDTMQHSLPILVNIISKAMYRLLTGDTADPRPIQVKTHPFQQTSQPQEFNIGIGSSALFIGMIFVLIPIILAVDMVYDREIKAKNQLRVNGLSFSMYFLTYFIVLAGLMAVISLCILGIIFIFNVPSLQEPPALITLAVLLMLYCPSSILFSSCLSYIFDKMDSAQSILPNIVTIVGMVPFLLVMGLDMLGLGGTAAFALHVVLSLLNTMYVPYAAVYYVDRVHLMCSINAACHHLTMSDYLTTEIILMAVGVILHIPIWFIILVILDIKKTGGNISDALKYFLRNGGSIGEEIMENSDVGEHEDGDVKAERQRVFNLMAASVQEPPVVMVQNLRKEYRNREITPCSCCTKRDDEPAPKRKVAVRNLSLAVEPGEVFGLLGHNGAGKTTTMKIIIAEEAATRGRVQIGGNNITSQITEAFRQMGYCPQHDAQWKNITVREHLECYAAIRGVPPSEIGRIVDLYLSGLQIHEHADKQSQECSGGTRRKLSFAMAMVGGPKVVLMDEPSTGMDPRSKRFLWDTILASFQGGRGAILTTHSMEEADALCSRVGIMVKGELRCIGSTQHLKNLYGAGYTLEMKLLGGDCTPTTPSGDRISGLKEFVAGLFPDATLEESFADRLVFGVPQHAVQSLAECFTQLEKAKMELDIEEYSFSQTTLEQVFLKFSHYDEVNGGE